A window from Rhinolophus sinicus isolate RSC01 linkage group LG01, ASM3656204v1, whole genome shotgun sequence encodes these proteins:
- the JAM2 gene encoding junctional adhesion molecule B isoform X1: MARRSRHRLLLLLLRYLVVALGYHKAYGFSAPKDPKVVTAIEYQEVILACKYPKKTIAFRLEWKKLGPSVSFVYYQQALQGDFKDRAELIDFSIRIKNVTRNDAGNYRCEISAPSEQGQNLEEDTVTLEVLVAPAVPSCEVPNSALSGTVVELRCQDKEGNPRPEYTWFKDGVPLLWNPKLGSQSSNSSYTMNTKSGTLQFNTVSKLDSGEYSCEARNAVGHRRCPGKRMQVDNFLWIQSFLSEIPFLVRSSNKLWRIFFIAFSAVENIQDDMQKKPPSSKYAFLKCMPLSPSKKFSVTHLFKVQSGKLSYL; encoded by the exons ATCATAAGGCCTATGGATTCTCTGCCCCAAAAGACCCTAAAGTAGTCACAGCAATAGAGTATCAAG aGGTTATTTTAGCCTGTAAGTACCCAAAGAAGACCATTGCCTTCAGATTAGAGTGGAAGAAACTGGGGCCCAGTGTCTCCTTTGTCTACTATCAACAGGCTCTTCAAG gtGATTTTAAAGATCGAGCTGAGTTGATAGATTTCAGTATACGGATCAAAAATGTTACAAGAAATGATGCCGGGAACTATCGTTGTGAAATTAGTGCCCCGTCTGAGCAAGGCCAAAACCTGGAAGAGGATACGGTCACTCTAGAAGTATTAG TGGCTCCAGCAGTTCCATCATGTGAAGTACCCAATTCTGCTCTGAGTGGAACTGTGGTAGAGCTGCGGTGtcaagacaaagaaggaaatccacGCCCTGAATACACGTGGTTTAAGGATGGCGTCCCTTTATTGTGGAATCCAAAACTTGGCTCTCAAAGCAGCAACAGCTCATACACAATGAATACAAAATCGGGAACTCTG CAATTTAACACTGTTTCAAAACTGGACAGTGGAGAATATTCTTGCGAAGCCCGTAATGCTGTTGGACATCGCAGGTGTCCTGGGAAACGAATGCAAGTAG ACAATTTCCTGTGGATACAGAGTTTTCTTAGTGAGATACCATTTCTCGTAAGAAGTTCTAACAAACTCTGGAgaatatttttcattgctttttctgcAGTAGAAAATATCCAAGATGACATGCAG AAGAAGCCTCCTTCCAGTAAGTatgctttcttaaaatgcatgCCTTTATCCCCTAGCAAAAAATTTTCTGTTACTCATCTGTTTAAAGTCCAAAGTGGGAAGTTGAGTTATTTGTGA
- the JAM2 gene encoding junctional adhesion molecule B isoform X3 gives MARRSRHRLLLLLLRYLVVALGYHKAYGFSAPKDPKVVTAIEYQEVILACKYPKKTIAFRLEWKKLGPSVSFVYYQQALQGDFKDRAELIDFSIRIKNVTRNDAGNYRCEISAPSEQGQNLEEDTVTLEVLVAPAVPSCEVPNSALSGTVVELRCQDKEGNPRPEYTWFKDGVPLLWNPKLGSQSSNSSYTMNTKSGTLQFNTVSKLDSGEYSCEARNAVGHRRCPGKRMQVDDRNVSGIITAVVIVALVISICGFGVCYAQRKGYFSKEASFQDWRYSSEQNRSKTLLLYGAYLLVEKDGKEE, from the exons ATCATAAGGCCTATGGATTCTCTGCCCCAAAAGACCCTAAAGTAGTCACAGCAATAGAGTATCAAG aGGTTATTTTAGCCTGTAAGTACCCAAAGAAGACCATTGCCTTCAGATTAGAGTGGAAGAAACTGGGGCCCAGTGTCTCCTTTGTCTACTATCAACAGGCTCTTCAAG gtGATTTTAAAGATCGAGCTGAGTTGATAGATTTCAGTATACGGATCAAAAATGTTACAAGAAATGATGCCGGGAACTATCGTTGTGAAATTAGTGCCCCGTCTGAGCAAGGCCAAAACCTGGAAGAGGATACGGTCACTCTAGAAGTATTAG TGGCTCCAGCAGTTCCATCATGTGAAGTACCCAATTCTGCTCTGAGTGGAACTGTGGTAGAGCTGCGGTGtcaagacaaagaaggaaatccacGCCCTGAATACACGTGGTTTAAGGATGGCGTCCCTTTATTGTGGAATCCAAAACTTGGCTCTCAAAGCAGCAACAGCTCATACACAATGAATACAAAATCGGGAACTCTG CAATTTAACACTGTTTCAAAACTGGACAGTGGAGAATATTCTTGCGAAGCCCGTAATGCTGTTGGACATCGCAGGTGTCCTGGGAAACGAATGCAAGTAG ATGATCGCAATGTAAGTGGCATCATAACAGCTGTAGTAATTGTGGCCTTAGTCATTTCCATTTGTGGCTTTGGTGTGTGCTATGCTCAGAGGAAAGGCTACTTTTCAA AAGAAGCCTCCTTCCA GGACTGgcgatacagcagtgaacaaaaccgGTCAAAAACCCTTCTGCTTTATGGAGCTTACCTTCTAGTAGAGAAAGACGGGAAG